A DNA window from Bacteroides cellulosilyticus contains the following coding sequences:
- a CDS encoding YiiX/YebB-like N1pC/P60 family cysteine hydrolase, which yields MEMKTHVSLLKTILFLTLVLVGCQGSSDKETPPVELPQELFRDGDIAFRRGTGITSRVVLAADREGAYSHTGILKKKAGQWYVIHAVPGEPDFKDDPDRVKMETVEVFFEKRKAVNGAIMRVSGDSVARYRAATHAEQLYASHVLFDHDYDLADTTKMYCTELIDFVYRKEGIDLPEGRVSHVNIPGFRGDYLLPNDIAQSKRLCLIYYF from the coding sequence ATGGAAATGAAGACACACGTATCACTGCTGAAAACAATATTGTTTCTTACCCTTGTACTGGTCGGATGCCAGGGAAGTTCAGATAAAGAGACACCTCCGGTAGAGCTACCACAAGAACTATTCCGGGATGGAGATATCGCTTTCAGAAGAGGAACAGGGATTACCAGTAGAGTGGTGTTGGCTGCAGACCGGGAAGGTGCTTATTCGCATACCGGCATCCTGAAAAAGAAAGCCGGACAATGGTATGTGATACATGCCGTGCCTGGTGAACCGGATTTTAAGGACGACCCTGACCGTGTAAAAATGGAAACCGTAGAAGTATTCTTTGAGAAAAGAAAAGCTGTTAACGGAGCTATCATGCGTGTATCAGGGGATTCGGTAGCCAGATACCGGGCAGCAACTCACGCGGAACAGCTTTATGCGAGCCATGTGTTATTCGATCATGATTATGATTTGGCAGACACCACCAAGATGTATTGCACGGAGTTGATAGACTTTGTATACAGAAAAGAGGGAATAGATTTACCTGAAGGGCGTGTCAGCCACGTAAATATTCCCGGATTCAGAGGAGATTATCTCCTGCCCAACGATATTGCGCAGAGCAAGCGTCTCTGTTTGATATACTATTTTTAA
- a CDS encoding DUF4878 domain-containing protein → MKKVFYFSLMVMTMFLMTACSSSGPGDAMKKYGNYLIKGDYEKFVDGLAFDESVGAEKMKEQKDGLVSMLKEKVSKEYEKKDGLKSIEIISEEISEDGNSATVKIKQTYGNGETQDGTQSMVKRDGKWLMSVDK, encoded by the coding sequence ATGAAAAAGGTATTTTATTTTAGTCTGATGGTTATGACTATGTTTTTAATGACAGCTTGCTCTTCAAGTGGCCCGGGAGATGCTATGAAAAAGTATGGTAATTATCTCATCAAAGGTGACTATGAAAAGTTTGTAGACGGACTTGCATTCGATGAGAGCGTAGGTGCGGAGAAAATGAAAGAGCAAAAGGACGGGCTTGTGTCCATGCTGAAAGAGAAAGTTTCCAAAGAATATGAAAAAAAGGACGGACTGAAAAGTATAGAGATCATATCAGAAGAAATATCGGAAGATGGAAACAGCGCAACAGTAAAGATTAAGCAAACCTACGGAAACGGAGAAACGCAGGATGGTACGCAATCAATGGTAAAAAGAGATGGCAAATGGCTAATGTCAGTAGATAAGTAA
- a CDS encoding creatininase family protein, translating to MEKREIDLTVSCYGKVKDVEYDVVILPWGATEPHNLHLPYLTDCILPHDIAVDAATLALEHSGVRCMVMPPVPFGAHNPGQRELPFCIHTRYSTQQAILEDIVASLYAQGMRKLIIISGHGGNNFKGMIRDLAFVYPDFLIIATDWFSIVSPKGYFEAEIDDHAGESETSVMMHYHPELVNMDEAGDGESKPFAIPSLNEKVGWAPRHWDKATIDSGVGNPRKASAEKGAHYVKPVIEKLAQLFTEVGQGELY from the coding sequence ATGGAAAAAAGAGAAATTGATCTTACTGTATCCTGCTATGGAAAAGTAAAGGATGTGGAGTATGATGTTGTTATACTTCCCTGGGGCGCTACGGAACCCCATAATCTGCATCTTCCGTATCTTACTGATTGTATTCTGCCCCATGATATAGCCGTAGATGCCGCTACTTTGGCACTGGAGCATTCAGGTGTGCGCTGTATGGTGATGCCTCCCGTACCTTTTGGTGCTCATAATCCCGGACAGCGTGAACTTCCTTTCTGCATACACACCCGCTACTCTACCCAGCAGGCCATTCTGGAAGATATTGTAGCTTCCCTGTATGCTCAGGGGATGCGTAAATTGATTATTATCAGCGGGCATGGAGGCAATAACTTCAAAGGCATGATACGTGACCTTGCTTTTGTCTATCCGGATTTCCTGATTATAGCCACTGACTGGTTCAGTATTGTTTCTCCTAAAGGCTACTTTGAAGCTGAAATAGACGATCATGCCGGTGAATCGGAAACTTCTGTGATGATGCATTACCATCCGGAATTAGTGAATATGGATGAAGCAGGCGATGGAGAATCCAAGCCGTTTGCCATTCCTTCGCTGAATGAGAAGGTGGGCTGGGCACCTCGTCATTGGGATAAAGCTACGATAGATAGTGGGGTAGGGAATCCCAGGAAAGCTTCAGCAGAAAAAGGAGCACATTATGTAAAACCAGTAATAGAAAAGCTCGCCCAACTCTTTACGGAAGTTGGGCAAGGTGAGCTCTACTAA
- a CDS encoding helix-turn-helix domain-containing protein — protein MKNIKNVDIATIRRFPAMDFIGNDFAIFDNIGDIPLFGYPTRLNASCLTLCLKGHCRIRINLKEHELTAGVLVVTLPEQILQQVERSDDFTGVFIVVSGQFIDDVLPTVQQLFPLFFMIKEQPCVHLKPEEMDAIQEYYSFLQKKVKLKDNPFRKEITQGLILSLFYEIYSIYQGNEPAVRKTKTRKEDLFERFIRSISESYKVERSVAYYADKMFLTAKHLSTAVKEVSGKTAGEWIDSLVILEAKALLKSSEMSIQEISDELHFANQSFFGKYFKHHTGMSPKEYRKQ, from the coding sequence ATGAAAAATATAAAGAACGTAGACATAGCAACTATTCGCCGTTTTCCGGCAATGGATTTTATCGGGAATGATTTTGCCATATTCGACAATATAGGAGATATTCCCTTGTTTGGTTACCCTACGCGTCTGAATGCGTCTTGCCTGACACTTTGCCTGAAAGGGCATTGCCGGATACGCATCAATCTGAAAGAGCATGAGCTAACCGCAGGTGTCCTGGTGGTCACACTGCCCGAGCAGATATTGCAGCAAGTGGAGCGCTCGGATGATTTTACCGGAGTTTTCATTGTAGTGTCCGGACAGTTCATTGATGATGTGCTTCCTACGGTACAGCAGTTGTTTCCTTTGTTTTTCATGATTAAGGAACAGCCCTGTGTACACCTTAAACCGGAAGAGATGGATGCCATTCAGGAATATTATTCTTTCCTTCAGAAGAAAGTAAAACTGAAAGACAATCCTTTCCGTAAAGAGATTACACAAGGACTGATTCTTTCTTTGTTCTATGAGATATACAGTATCTATCAGGGCAATGAACCTGCGGTCAGAAAGACGAAAACCCGGAAAGAAGATCTCTTTGAACGTTTTATCCGTTCGATTTCCGAATCATACAAAGTGGAACGAAGTGTGGCTTACTATGCCGACAAGATGTTCCTCACAGCCAAGCATCTTTCTACGGCTGTAAAGGAGGTGAGCGGAAAGACAGCCGGTGAATGGATTGACAGTCTCGTTATTCTGGAAGCCAAAGCTCTGTTGAAATCTTCTGAAATGAGTATTCAGGAGATCTCAGACGAGCTTCATTTTGCCAATCAGTCTTTCTTTGGCAAATACTTCAAGCATCACACAGGTATGTCTCCGAAAGAATATCGTAAGCAATAG
- a CDS encoding TonB-dependent receptor produces MKKHILALVLTVVCISLYAVNPIKEGNMISGHVIVKGTEENIPYATILIKENGQGTVSNEEGQFEFRKLPAGKYTLRVSVVGYKTQEKEVTVSKDFTAVVHFPMAEESFMTDEVVVSANRNEVSRKNAPVVVNVMSAKLFEMVNSTDLAKTLNYQSGLRVENNCQNCGFPQVRINGLEGPYSQILINSRPIISALSGVYGLEQIPVNMIERVEVVRGGGSALFGANAVGGTINIITKDPISNSFQVSSMFSCMDGQSWEQYMGGNVSLVAKDNSYGIALYESYRNRNPYDRDDDGFSELGKLNMNTFGFRAYYRPTHFSRINLEYHTTNEFRRGGNKFDLQPHESDITEQTKHIINSGGASYDLFWREYKHKISLYGSVQHTDRNSYYGAQQDLNAYGKTDDLTWVAGGMYVGNMNNCFFAPATFTGGLEYQNNSLHDVMTGYHRDMKQDVRIASAFVQNEWKMSQLTMLVGARLDKHNLIDKLIFSPRVNFLYKPTEDFQARLTYSTGFRAPQAYDEDLHVTAVGGEGVQIKLADNLREERSNSYSGSIDWSTYLGHWQANVLLEGFYTDLRHVFVLEDIGKDENGDKIKERRNGSGAHVYGVNLDAKLAHGKEAQFQLGFTAQRSRYTKAEVWTEVDDEELTTKRMMRTPDYYGYFTFSSAPLKNFDFSLSGIYTGKMIVPHYAPVDAPEGAFCNIEKDRMENTPDFFDLNLKLNYTFVLRDHIKLQLNAGVQNIFNSFQKDLDKGEFRDSGYFYGPTQPRTFFIGFKIMN; encoded by the coding sequence ATGAAAAAACATATACTTGCGCTGGTGCTTACGGTGGTTTGCATCAGCCTCTATGCTGTAAATCCTATAAAGGAAGGCAACATGATTTCCGGTCACGTGATTGTGAAAGGAACAGAAGAAAATATACCTTATGCAACTATATTGATTAAAGAAAACGGCCAGGGAACAGTCTCAAATGAAGAAGGCCAGTTCGAATTTCGCAAGCTTCCTGCCGGAAAATATACGCTTCGGGTATCAGTTGTAGGTTATAAGACGCAGGAAAAAGAAGTAACTGTCAGTAAGGATTTTACCGCAGTTGTGCACTTCCCGATGGCGGAGGAAAGCTTCATGACTGATGAAGTGGTTGTATCTGCCAATCGCAATGAAGTGAGCCGGAAGAATGCCCCGGTTGTGGTGAATGTGATGAGTGCCAAACTTTTTGAGATGGTGAACTCCACCGACTTGGCAAAGACTCTGAATTACCAGTCCGGCTTGCGTGTAGAGAACAATTGTCAGAATTGCGGTTTTCCCCAGGTGCGTATCAATGGTCTGGAAGGTCCGTATTCTCAGATTCTGATTAATAGTCGTCCGATCATTAGTGCCCTTAGCGGCGTGTATGGACTGGAGCAAATTCCTGTAAATATGATAGAGCGGGTAGAAGTTGTACGTGGTGGTGGGTCTGCCCTGTTCGGAGCGAATGCAGTGGGAGGTACTATCAACATTATCACCAAAGATCCTATCAGTAATTCCTTCCAAGTTTCCAGTATGTTTTCGTGCATGGACGGACAGTCGTGGGAACAATATATGGGCGGTAACGTCTCCCTGGTTGCTAAAGATAATTCCTATGGTATTGCCTTGTATGAAAGCTATCGCAACCGTAACCCCTATGACCGTGACGATGACGGCTTCTCCGAACTTGGTAAGCTGAACATGAATACCTTTGGTTTCCGTGCCTACTATCGTCCTACACACTTCAGTCGCATCAATTTGGAATATCATACAACCAACGAGTTCCGACGCGGTGGCAATAAGTTTGATTTGCAGCCCCATGAGTCCGACATCACAGAACAGACCAAGCACATCATCAATAGTGGAGGTGCCAGCTACGACCTGTTCTGGCGTGAATATAAGCATAAAATATCTCTTTACGGCTCTGTGCAGCATACAGACAGAAACAGTTACTATGGGGCTCAGCAAGACTTGAATGCTTATGGTAAAACTGATGATCTGACTTGGGTTGCCGGTGGTATGTATGTTGGTAATATGAATAACTGTTTCTTTGCTCCGGCTACTTTTACCGGTGGATTGGAATATCAGAATAACTCCCTGCATGATGTCATGACCGGTTATCACCGTGATATGAAGCAGGATGTACGCATTGCCAGTGCTTTTGTCCAGAATGAATGGAAGATGAGTCAACTTACCATGCTGGTAGGTGCCCGCCTCGACAAGCATAATCTGATAGACAAACTAATTTTCAGTCCGCGCGTCAATTTCCTCTATAAGCCGACTGAAGATTTTCAGGCTCGTCTGACGTATTCTACCGGTTTCCGTGCACCACAGGCTTATGATGAAGACTTGCACGTGACCGCTGTAGGCGGTGAGGGCGTTCAGATTAAGCTGGCTGACAATCTGCGTGAAGAGCGCTCTAATAGTTACAGCGGTTCTATAGATTGGAGTACATACCTCGGACACTGGCAGGCAAACGTTCTGTTGGAAGGTTTCTACACAGATCTGCGCCATGTATTCGTGTTGGAAGATATCGGTAAAGATGAGAACGGTGACAAGATAAAAGAACGTCGCAATGGTAGTGGCGCACATGTATACGGTGTCAATCTGGATGCAAAGCTGGCTCATGGCAAAGAGGCGCAGTTCCAGTTAGGTTTCACGGCACAGCGTAGCCGCTATACGAAAGCTGAAGTTTGGACCGAAGTAGATGATGAAGAGTTGACCACCAAACGTATGATGCGTACACCGGATTACTACGGTTATTTTACTTTCTCTTCTGCGCCGTTGAAGAACTTTGATTTCTCTTTGTCCGGTATCTACACCGGTAAGATGATCGTTCCTCACTATGCACCGGTAGATGCTCCTGAAGGAGCTTTCTGCAATATCGAGAAAGACCGTATGGAGAACACTCCCGATTTCTTCGATCTCAATCTGAAGTTGAATTACACTTTTGTCTTGCGTGACCATATCAAGTTGCAACTCAATGCCGGTGTACAAAATATCTTTAATAGTTTCCAAAAAGACCTGGATAAAGGGGAGTTCCGTGACTCCGGTTACTTCTACGGACCTACACAGCCGCGAACGTTCTTTATCGGTTTTAAGATTATGAATTAG
- a CDS encoding bifunctional metallophosphatase/5'-nucleotidase has translation MKRVSFFLGWIFLLIVAVSAQDKIVKLKIIETSDIHGNYYPYDFILRHEAGGSLARIHAFVQKEREVYKDNLLLLDNGDILQGQPCAYYYNYIDTISPHLAAEVLNYMQYDTGNMGNHDVETGRAVFDRWAGDCKFPILGANIIDTATGKTHFKPYEVLERDGVKIVVLGMITPAIPVWLSENLWKGLRFDDMEETARKWMKIIREKEKPDLVIGIFHAGQDALLMGGKYRENASVEVARNVPGFDIVLMGHDHARELKKIKNIAGDSVLIMDPASKGIVVANADVTLKLRKGKVIEKHIDGALTDMKDYAASEDFMKHFAPQLNTVQGFVSKKIGSFTETISTRPAYFGSSAFIDLIHLLQLEITNADISLAAPLSYDTEISKGDVFVSDMFNLYKYENMLYTMKLSGKEVKDALEMSYDIWTNQMKSPDDHLLLFRKQRREGATDRASFQNFSFNFDSAAGIIYTVDVTKPKGEKVTIISMADGTPFSMDKMYKVALNSYRGNGGGELLTKGAGIPQDELKGRILFSTDKDLRYYLMQYIEKKGVIEPHALGQWKFIPEEWVEPAAKRDYEYLFGKVEK, from the coding sequence ATGAAAAGAGTTTCCTTTTTTTTAGGGTGGATATTCCTCCTGATAGTAGCTGTATCAGCCCAGGATAAGATCGTAAAGCTGAAAATAATAGAGACCAGTGATATACATGGGAACTATTATCCTTATGATTTCATACTCCGCCATGAGGCTGGAGGAAGTTTGGCGCGCATACATGCTTTTGTGCAGAAAGAGCGTGAAGTCTATAAAGATAATCTGCTTCTATTAGATAACGGGGATATTCTGCAAGGCCAGCCTTGTGCCTATTATTACAATTATATTGACACTATTTCTCCGCATCTGGCAGCTGAAGTGTTGAACTATATGCAGTATGATACCGGCAATATGGGTAATCATGATGTGGAGACCGGGCGTGCCGTGTTCGACCGTTGGGCAGGAGACTGCAAGTTTCCCATTTTAGGTGCTAATATTATTGATACGGCTACGGGAAAGACTCATTTCAAACCTTATGAAGTTTTGGAGCGAGATGGCGTGAAGATCGTAGTGTTGGGTATGATTACTCCTGCTATTCCTGTATGGTTGTCGGAGAACTTATGGAAAGGACTGCGCTTTGATGATATGGAAGAAACGGCTCGCAAATGGATGAAGATTATCCGGGAAAAAGAGAAGCCTGATCTGGTGATCGGTATTTTCCATGCCGGACAGGATGCATTGCTGATGGGCGGTAAGTATCGTGAAAATGCTTCTGTAGAAGTAGCTCGTAACGTTCCCGGATTCGATATCGTCCTGATGGGACACGATCATGCCCGTGAATTGAAGAAGATTAAAAATATAGCTGGAGATTCTGTCTTGATTATGGATCCCGCAAGCAAGGGAATTGTTGTGGCAAACGCAGATGTTACTTTGAAACTTCGAAAAGGAAAAGTCATAGAGAAGCATATTGACGGCGCTTTGACAGATATGAAAGATTATGCTGCAAGTGAGGATTTCATGAAGCATTTTGCTCCCCAGCTCAATACGGTTCAGGGGTTTGTATCCAAGAAAATAGGCAGTTTCACAGAGACCATTTCCACGCGTCCTGCCTATTTCGGCTCTTCTGCCTTTATTGACCTGATTCATTTGTTGCAGCTTGAAATAACCAATGCTGATATATCGCTTGCTGCGCCCCTGTCGTATGATACGGAAATTAGTAAGGGAGATGTGTTTGTGAGCGATATGTTCAACTTATATAAGTATGAGAATATGCTCTATACCATGAAACTGTCCGGTAAGGAAGTGAAGGATGCTCTGGAAATGTCATATGATATATGGACGAATCAGATGAAATCTCCTGATGACCATCTGTTATTGTTCCGCAAGCAACGTCGTGAAGGTGCAACGGATCGTGCTTCTTTCCAGAACTTTAGTTTTAACTTCGATTCGGCAGCCGGCATCATATATACGGTAGATGTAACAAAGCCGAAAGGGGAGAAGGTTACTATTATCAGTATGGCTGATGGTACCCCTTTTTCTATGGACAAGATGTATAAAGTAGCACTGAATTCATACCGTGGTAATGGTGGTGGAGAATTGTTGACTAAGGGAGCCGGGATTCCTCAAGATGAATTGAAAGGGCGTATCTTGTTCTCTACAGATAAAGATCTGCGTTATTACTTGATGCAGTATATAGAGAAAAAGGGAGTGATTGAGCCACATGCATTAGGGCAGTGGAAATTTATTCCCGAAGAATGGGTAGAGCCTGCCGCCAAAAGGGATTATGAATACTTGTTTGGAAAAGTGGAGAAATAA
- a CDS encoding sensor histidine kinase — MGLFRKIIYSFFLFLLVSILGLSSVFAVTGEHPVLIISSYNPDARQTSGNIYDFMEEFERLGGKAPIALENMNCKSFSESPQWKSKMTEILDKYEGKRAPVLLVLIGQEAWAAYLSQEDSIRGRFPVLTSLASRNAIILPDDSVNLKTWMPGAVDFFNDFTDSSVKAGFVYEYDVEANINLIKHLYPNTKNIAFVSDNSYGGVSLQAHVVEEMKKHPELNLILLDGRTNTIYTISDKLHELPPNTALLMGTWRVDMYDGYFMRNATYTMMEAAGDVPTFSISSVGIGYWAIGGVTPSYRPLGKDMAYQAVRLLQGADSDRIEVEVIPNKVMMDSKIVKEKRLDLSFIHQPIEMVNENPSFYEQYKYHIWTVATILVVLSAGLFVSLYFYYHTKKLKDELQESESALRDAKDRAEESSRLKSAFLANMSHEIRTPLNAIVGFSDVLASGGSSEDEQQGYVDIIKTNSDLLLRLINDILDVSRLEADRVTFTFEECDVVPLCQRVLASVSQARKSENEFIFECDRESMDMRTDTQRLQQVIINLLSNADKFTRNGKITLGLKVDEKQREVLFSVSDTGTGIPLEKQKLVFERFEKLNEYVQGTGLGLSICKLTVEKWGGKIWVDPGYTDGARFVFTHPLDIEQPKK, encoded by the coding sequence ATGGGCTTATTTAGGAAAATAATATATAGTTTTTTTCTTTTCTTACTGGTATCCATTTTGGGGCTTTCATCAGTTTTTGCAGTGACTGGGGAACACCCGGTACTGATTATCAGTTCGTATAATCCGGATGCTCGTCAGACTTCCGGAAATATATACGATTTCATGGAAGAGTTTGAGCGTCTGGGTGGAAAAGCTCCGATAGCTTTGGAAAACATGAACTGCAAAAGCTTCTCCGAGTCGCCACAGTGGAAATCGAAAATGACGGAGATACTGGATAAGTATGAGGGAAAGCGTGCGCCTGTATTACTTGTTTTAATTGGTCAGGAGGCTTGGGCTGCCTATCTATCGCAAGAAGACTCTATACGCGGAAGGTTTCCGGTATTGACTTCATTGGCAAGCCGCAATGCCATTATTCTTCCGGATGATTCTGTAAATCTGAAAACATGGATGCCTGGTGCAGTGGATTTCTTTAATGACTTTACTGATTCTTCAGTCAAAGCCGGTTTTGTTTACGAATATGATGTGGAAGCCAATATCAATCTGATAAAACACTTATATCCGAATACTAAAAATATAGCTTTTGTTTCTGATAACAGCTATGGAGGCGTTTCCTTGCAAGCCCATGTAGTAGAGGAGATGAAGAAACATCCGGAGTTAAATCTGATTCTACTGGATGGACGTACCAATACGATTTATACCATCAGTGATAAACTTCATGAATTGCCCCCGAATACAGCTTTGTTGATGGGTACCTGGCGTGTGGATATGTACGACGGATATTTTATGCGTAATGCAACTTATACCATGATGGAAGCTGCGGGTGATGTGCCTACATTTTCCATTAGCTCTGTCGGTATTGGTTATTGGGCTATAGGTGGAGTGACACCCTCTTATCGGCCATTAGGCAAGGATATGGCGTATCAGGCAGTCCGTCTGCTGCAAGGAGCTGACAGTGATCGTATAGAAGTAGAAGTCATCCCTAATAAAGTGATGATGGATAGTAAGATTGTGAAGGAAAAGCGTCTGGATCTGTCTTTTATTCATCAGCCGATAGAAATGGTGAATGAGAATCCATCGTTCTATGAACAATATAAATATCATATCTGGACTGTTGCAACCATTTTAGTCGTGTTATCTGCGGGGTTGTTTGTTTCATTGTACTTCTATTACCATACCAAAAAGCTGAAAGATGAACTGCAAGAGTCGGAGAGTGCTTTGAGAGATGCGAAAGACCGTGCAGAAGAGTCCAGCCGTCTGAAAAGTGCCTTCCTCGCAAATATGAGTCATGAAATCCGTACTCCGCTGAATGCAATTGTGGGATTCTCGGATGTGTTGGCTTCCGGGGGAAGTTCGGAAGATGAACAGCAGGGGTATGTTGATATCATTAAAACCAATTCTGATTTGCTGCTTCGCCTGATAAATGATATTCTGGATGTTTCCCGTCTGGAGGCGGACCGGGTTACGTTTACATTTGAGGAATGTGATGTAGTGCCGTTGTGCCAACGCGTTTTGGCTTCTGTCAGTCAGGCTCGCAAGTCGGAAAATGAGTTTATCTTTGAGTGCGACCGTGAAAGCATGGATATGCGCACTGACACTCAGCGCCTGCAACAGGTTATCATAAATCTGCTTTCCAATGCCGATAAGTTTACCCGGAACGGTAAGATTACTTTGGGACTGAAAGTGGATGAGAAGCAGAGAGAAGTCCTGTTTTCTGTCTCGGATACGGGTACAGGTATTCCTTTGGAAAAACAGAAGCTTGTATTTGAGCGATTTGAAAAACTGAACGAGTACGTACAGGGCACAGGATTGGGACTTTCCATCTGTAAGTTGACCGTAGAGAAGTGGGGAGGAAAGATCTGGGTGGATCCGGGATATACGGATGGGGCAAGATTTGTATTTACACATCCATTAGACATCGAACAACCAAAGAAATAA
- a CDS encoding MraY family glycosyltransferase encodes MYYIIILVLLFVAELFYFRVADKFNIIDKPNERSSHSRITLRGGGIIFYFGALAYFLSNHWEYPWFMLALTLITFISFVDDIRSTSQGLRLVFHFTAMALMFYQWGLFSLSWWWIIIALIICTGIINAYNFMDGINGITGGYSLVILGALAYINSEITTFVEPALINTVLCSVLVFCFFNFRKKAKCFAGDVGSVSIAFILLFLIGRLIIKTEDFSWIILLSVYGVDSVLTIIHRLMLHENIGLPHRKHMYQLMANELKIPHVGVSLIYMAAQALVILGYFCFVGYGYWYLLGIIVLLSGIYVLFMRRYFHLHIQKRK; translated from the coding sequence GTGTATTATATCATTATATTAGTTCTGCTCTTTGTAGCAGAACTTTTTTATTTTAGAGTGGCTGATAAGTTTAATATCATTGATAAGCCCAATGAACGTAGTTCTCATTCACGGATAACTTTGCGTGGTGGCGGTATAATCTTCTATTTTGGAGCTTTAGCCTATTTCCTGAGTAATCATTGGGAGTATCCATGGTTTATGTTGGCATTGACTCTGATCACTTTTATCAGTTTTGTAGATGATATCCGTTCTACTTCCCAAGGTCTGAGGTTGGTGTTTCACTTTACTGCTATGGCTCTAATGTTTTACCAATGGGGCTTATTCTCACTTTCCTGGTGGTGGATTATCATAGCTTTGATTATCTGTACGGGTATCATTAATGCTTATAACTTTATGGATGGCATCAATGGCATCACAGGTGGTTATTCATTGGTTATCCTTGGTGCATTAGCTTATATCAATTCTGAGATCACTACGTTTGTTGAACCGGCTTTGATTAATACCGTTCTTTGTTCAGTCCTGGTCTTTTGTTTCTTCAATTTCCGTAAGAAGGCGAAGTGTTTTGCGGGTGATGTCGGTTCTGTGAGTATCGCTTTTATTCTCCTTTTTCTGATAGGGAGACTTATAATTAAAACAGAAGATTTCAGTTGGATAATCCTGTTATCCGTTTATGGTGTCGATAGTGTCCTGACTATTATTCATCGCCTGATGCTTCATGAGAACATCGGTTTGCCCCACCGGAAACACATGTATCAATTGATGGCAAACGAGTTGAAAATACCTCATGTGGGGGTATCATTAATTTATATGGCGGCACAGGCTTTGGTCATATTGGGTTATTTCTGTTTCGTGGGATATGGTTATTGGTATTTGTTGGGGATAATTGTATTATTGAGTGGCATTTATGTGTTGTTTATGAGAAGGTATTTTCATTTGCATATTCAAAAGAGAAAATAA
- a CDS encoding NAD-dependent epimerase/dehydratase family protein: MNILITGVHGFVGSNLVVALKGHHSLYGLDIVAPEKEGVVKTFAWKDIETTSFPMQFLPKFDAIIHLAGKAHDTKNQSASQVYFDINTGLTQKIFDFFLESSAKKFIFFSSVKAAADSVVGDMLTEDVIPTPVGPYGESKIAAEEYILSKLRSEHGELKVAMQRDKQVYILRPCMIHGPGNKGNLNLLYNVVKKGIPWPLGDFENKRSFTSIDNLCYVVEGLLTKDVASGIYHMGDDEALSTNELIALMCEAMGKEPHIWKMNRKMMEGCAGLGTLLHLPLNTERLRKLTENYVVSNEKIKSALGIDRMPVRAADGIMKTIRSF; this comes from the coding sequence ATGAATATACTTATTACCGGAGTTCACGGCTTTGTGGGCTCCAATCTTGTTGTTGCCTTAAAAGGACATCATTCCCTTTATGGCCTTGATATTGTCGCCCCTGAAAAGGAGGGAGTGGTAAAGACTTTTGCTTGGAAAGATATTGAAACAACTTCTTTTCCGATGCAGTTTTTACCCAAGTTTGATGCTATCATCCATTTGGCAGGCAAAGCGCATGATACAAAGAATCAGTCTGCTTCTCAGGTATATTTTGATATCAATACAGGGCTGACGCAGAAGATATTTGATTTCTTTTTAGAATCTTCTGCGAAGAAATTTATCTTTTTCAGTTCTGTGAAAGCTGCTGCAGACAGTGTAGTGGGGGATATGCTGACAGAAGATGTGATACCTACTCCGGTTGGTCCTTATGGAGAAAGTAAGATTGCAGCTGAAGAATATATTCTTAGTAAGTTGAGAAGTGAGCATGGGGAATTGAAAGTTGCTATGCAGCGCGATAAACAGGTGTATATACTTCGTCCTTGTATGATCCACGGTCCTGGTAATAAAGGTAATTTGAACTTGCTTTATAATGTGGTAAAGAAAGGTATCCCCTGGCCTTTAGGTGATTTTGAGAACAAGCGTTCTTTTACTTCTATAGATAATCTTTGCTATGTAGTGGAAGGTTTGTTGACAAAAGACGTAGCGAGCGGTATTTATCACATGGGTGATGATGAAGCCTTGTCTACGAATGAACTGATAGCCCTTATGTGTGAAGCTATGGGTAAGGAGCCTCACATCTGGAAAATGAACAGGAAAATGATGGAAGGTTGCGCAGGACTGGGTACGCTGCTTCATCTGCCTTTGAATACAGAACGGCTGAGAAAACTGACTGAGAATTACGTGGTAAGTAATGAGAAGATAAAATCTGCTCTTGGCATTGACCGGATGCCTGTCCGTGCGGCGGATGGAATAATGAAAACAATACGGAGTTTCTAA